In Vulpes lagopus strain Blue_001 chromosome 1, ASM1834538v1, whole genome shotgun sequence, a genomic segment contains:
- the LYRM2 gene encoding LYR motif-containing protein 2 has product MAASRLPPATLTLKQFLRRQQVLLLYRRILQAIRQVPDDSDRRYLKDWAREEFKRNKSATEEDTIRMMITQGNMQLKELQKTLALAKS; this is encoded by the exons ATGGCTGCTTCCCGCCTACCCCCGGCGACGCTGACGCTAAAGCAG TTCTTGAGAAGGCAACAAGTTCTCCTCCTCTACAGAAGGATTTTGCAAGCCATTCGACAagttccagatgattctgatcgCAGATACCTGAAGGACTGGGCAagagaagaattcaaaagaaacaaaagtgctACCGAAGAG GATACAATCCGGATGATGATTACTCAAGGCAACATGCAACTTAAGGAGTTACAAAAAACACTTGCTTTGGCAAAATCTTAA